A part of Rhodamnia argentea isolate NSW1041297 chromosome 8, ASM2092103v1, whole genome shotgun sequence genomic DNA contains:
- the LOC115737865 gene encoding sister chromatid cohesion protein PDS5 homolog D-like, with translation MASCPSSIERSLGVKLRLVGNGLLNTPSSVDELLVLLDDAEDLLANVEQGASDPLLDSLLPVMKALIADYLLKHSVEGVRVSVAYCLSEVLRISAPQEPFNDDQMKVIFELIVEAFSKLSQPSTQYYEKALSILETVARVKACLLMLDLQCNSLVVQMFQNLWAIIRSDPIDDVLWAVEQIMTDILGESEDISLGLLSPLLGSVLKENENVAPLCWKLGERVIARCAAKLGPVLHGVVQSNGTTLDDYSPVVASICENEPTMVENNYANGSSQPVVAHGLVFSPGEVVPDLDSAPGSSTSDAAALLFPNNIVPIAKTTMDKADSTDSKGSTKLEIDLEALPKKRERKPNKWMNPDEGYKLSWLCIDRKNSGCRRLLMNGHDLSTAPKISLRKRRILQKVNVEPDAGDSTVARNEEAPVPGDLAGKKPKLSTVGERMSNFNKAVSEGSGLPGRRLVGQKIKVWWPLDEMFYYGVVQCYDPFRKRHRVLYNDGDMESLDLQKERWEFIKDDLPDAHRQEADHPKPEPSPVIRDYKKGSGKKSESPRKLVIKQNVERAEASSRVPEVKVAQFGNQNVGRDESSDDESTEDNLYEIRVRSKDVQREYGSSSTSDDSTPEASPPRPWWQK, from the exons ATGGCGTCTTGTCCTTCCTCAATTGAGAGAAGTTTAGGAGTGAAGCTCAGATTGGTTGGCAATGGCCTCCTCAACACCCCTTCTTCCGTTGATGAGCTTCTCGTTCTTCTCGAT GATGCTGAGGATCTGTTAGCTAATGTGGAGCAAGGAGCTTCAGACCCTCTCCTAGATTCCCTTCTTCCAGTTATGAAGGCACTAATTGCTGACTATCTTTTGAAACATTCTGTTGAGGGTGTTAGAGTTTCTGTAGCATATTGCCTCAGTGAGGTTCTGAGGATAAGTGCGCCTCAAGAACCATTCAATGATGATCAGATGAAG GTGATTTTTGAGTTAATTGTGGAGGCATTTTCTAAGTTGTCTCAGCCGTCCACACAATATTATGAAAAGGCCCTGTCCATTCTTGAGACTGTTGCAAGGGTCAAAGCATGCCTTCTTATGCTTGATCTTCAATGCAATTCGTTGGTTGTCCAGATGTTTCAAAATTTGTGGGCAATCATTAG GTCGGATCCCATAGACGATGTACTGTGGGCTGTGGAGCAAATTATGACGGACATCCTTGGTGAAAGTGAGGATATCTCCTTGGGGCTTCTCAGTCCTCTCCTTGGTAGTGTTCTAAAAGAAAATGAG AATGTCGCACCTTTGTGTTGGAAGCTTGGAGAGAGGGTCATTGCCAGGTGTGCAGCTAAGCTCGGACCTGTTCTTCATGGAGTGGTACAATCCAATGGCACCACTTTGGATGATTACTCTCCTGTTGTGGCTTCCATATGTGAAAATGAGCCTACAATGGTGGAGAATAATTATGCTAATGGTTCTTCACAGCCAGTG GTGGCTCATGGTCTTGTGTTTTCCCCTGGAGAAGTTGTTCCTGATCTGGATAGTGCTCCTGGATCGAGTACGAGTGATGCTGCTGCCCTTCTTTTCCCTAATAATATTGTTCCTATTGCTAAAACAACTATGGACAAGGCTGATTCTACAGATTCGAAGGGTTCAACCAAACTAGAAATTGACTTAGAGGCGCTTCCAAAGAAAAGGGAACGCAAGCCAAACAAGTGGATGAACCCCGACGAAGGCTACAAACTCTCTTGGCTATgcatagataggaaaaattctGGTTGTAGAAGGCTCCTTATGAATGGACACGATCTTTCAACTGCTCCTAAAATTTctttgagaaagagaagaatCCTGCAAAAGGTGAATGTTGAACCAGATGCAGGTGATAGCACCGTTGCTCGCAATGAGGAAGCTCCAGTCCCTGGTGATCTTGCAGGGAAAAAACCGAAGCTCTCGACAGTGGGGGAAAGGATGAGCAATTTTAACAAGGCCGTATCAGAG GGGTCTGGCTTGCCTGGCAGACGATTAGTGGGTCAGAAAATAAAGGTTTGGTGGCCATTGGACGAGAT GTTTTATTATGGTGTCGTTCAATGTTATGACCCATTTCGGAAGAGGCACAGG GTCTTGTACAATGATGGGGACATGGAATCGTTAGACCTTCAGAAGGAACGGTGGGAGTTCATTAAGGATGATTTGCCAGATGCA CACCGGCAGGAGGCTGATCATCCGAAACCTGAACCTTCACCCGTCAT TCGGGACTACAAAAAGGGCAGCGGCAAGAAATCAGAGTCACCGAGGAAATTAGTGATCAAACAGAACGTTGAAAG GGCCGAAGCATCCTCCAGAGTCCCAGAAGTTAAAGTTGCGCAGTTTGGGAACCAAAATGTGGGCAGAGACGAGTCCAGTGACGATGAGAGCACTGAAGATAATTTATATGAGATCAGGGTCCGGTCGAAGGATGTCCAGCGAGAATATGGTAGCTCAAGCACGTCGGATGATTCGACTCCTGAAGCTAGCCCTCCTAGACCTTGGTGGCAGAAGTGA
- the LOC115737867 gene encoding probable CCR4-associated factor 1 homolog 6: MSLLPKSDSIHIREVWNDNLEREFELIRAIVDDYPYIAMDTEFPGVALRPVGSFRSLNDYHYQTLKDNVNLLKLIQLGLTFSDEKGNLPTCGTDKYCIWQFNFREFNLNEDVFASDSIELLRQCGIDFRKNNEKGVDATRFGELLMSSGIVLSDSVYWVTFHSGYDFGYLLKLLTCQDLPNTQAEFFKLIDMYFPMLYDIKHLMKFCNSLHGGLNKLAELLEVERVGICHQAGSDSLLTSCTFRKLKDNFFSGSLEKYAGVLYGLGVENGQSAQ, translated from the coding sequence ATGTCGCTGTTGCCCAAGAGCGACTCAATTCATATCCGCGAGGTGTGGAACGATAATCTTGAGCGAGAATTCGAGCTAATCCGCGCAATAGTCGACGATTATCCATACATCGCGATGGATACCGAGTTCCCCGGTGTTGCTCTTCGCCCTGTGGGCAGTTTCAGGAGCTTAAATGACTACCACTACCAAACATTGAAGGACAATGTCAATCTGCTGAAGTTGATTCAGTTGGGTCTCACGTTCTCTGATGAGAAAGGGAACTTGCCAACTTGCGGGACGGATAAATATTGCATTTGGCAATTCAACTTTCGGGAATTTAATTTGAATGAGGATGTCTTCGCCAGCGATTCCATCGAGCTTCTAAGGCAGTGTGGCATAGATTTCAGGAAGAACAATGAGAAGGGCGTTGATGCAACGCGATTTGGCGAGTTATTGATGTCGTCTGGCATTGTGCTGAGTGACAGCGTTTATTGGGTGACTTTCCATAGCGGTTATGATTTTGGGTACTTGCTCAAGCTGTTGACGTGTCAGGATTTGCCCAACACACAAGCGGAATTCTTTAAATTGATAGACATGTATTTCCCGATGTTATACGACATCAAGCACCTGATGAAGTTCTGCAATAGTCTTCATGGAGGTCTGAACAAGCTCGCGGAGTTGTTGGAAGTGGAAAGAGTGGGCATTTGTCACCAAGCTGGATCAGATAGTTTGTTGACATCCTgtacttttagaaaattgaaagacaATTTCTTTAGTGGATCACTGGAGAAATATGCTGGTGTATTGTATGGTCTAGGTGTGGAAAATGGACAAAGTGCACAATGA
- the LOC115737866 gene encoding aquaporin NIP6-1 isoform X1 has product MENEEAPSAPSTPVTPGTPGAPLFGGGHRAERSHGRKSLLRNCSGCFTAEAWSMEGGMARSLSSSLLHPPVSLARKVGAEFIGTLILVFAGTATPIVNQKTNGSETLLGLAASTGLAVMIVILATGHISGAHLNPAVTISFAALKHFPWKHVPVYIGTQAAASLCAAFALKGIFHPVMGGGVTVPSAGVSDGQAFALEFIISFNLMLVVTAVATDTRAVGELAGIAVGATVMLNILIAGPTTGASMNPVRTLGPAIAAGNYRAIWIYLTAPILGALCGAGIYTAVKLPDDEGNNHEKPSIFA; this is encoded by the exons ATGGAGAATGAGGAAGCCccatcagctccttcaactcctGTTACTCCAGGCACTCCAGGAGCTCCACTCTTTGGAGGTGGTCATAGGGCAGAGAGAAGTCATGGAAGGAAGTCACTTCTCAGGAACTGCTCTGGTTGCTTCACTGCGGAAGCTTGGTCCATGGAAGGAGGAATGGCCAGATCTCTGTCTAGCTCATTGCTTCACCCACCTGTTTCACTCGCAAGAAAG GTGGGAGCAGAATTCATTGGCACCCTCATACTAGTATTTGCTGGAACAGCCACACCCATAGTGAACCAGAAGACTAATGGATCAGAGACGCTCCTTGGCCTTGCTGCCTCCACGGGCCTTGCCGTCATGATTGTGATACTCGCGACAGGCCACATCTCTGGAGCCCATCTCAACCCGGCTGTCACCATTTCTTTTGCAGCACTCAAGCACTTCCCATGGAAACAT GTGCCTGTTTACATTGGAACACAGGCAGCAGCCTCGCTGTGTGCGGCGTTTGCGCTGAAAGGGATATTTCACCCTGTAATGGGCGGCGGAGTGACTGTTCCTTCTGCGGGTGTTAGTGATGGTCAAGCTTTTGCTCTGGAGTTCATCATCAGCTTCAATCTCATGTTGGTTGTGACAGCAGTGGCCACGGACACTAGAGCT GTCGGAGAGTTGGCAGGAATCGCAGTGGGAGCTACAGTTATGCTCAACATCCTCATCGCCGG GCCAACCACAGGAGCTTCAATGAATCCAGTAAGGACATTGGGACCGGCCATAGCAGCAGGAAACTACAGAGCCATCTGGATTTACCTCACTGCTCCCATTCTCGGCGCGCTTTGTGGAGCTGGAATATACACTGCTGTCAAGTTGCCAGATGATGAAGGAAACAACCACGAAAAGCCTTCGATTTTTGCGTAG
- the LOC115737866 gene encoding aquaporin NIP6-1 isoform X2 translates to MENEEAPSAPSTPVTPGTPGAPLFGGGHRAERSHGRKSLLRNCSGCFTAEAWSMEGGMARSLSSSLLHPPVSLARKVGAEFIGTLILVFAGTATPIVNQKTNGSETLLGLAASTGLAVMIVILATGHISGAHLNPAVTISFAALKHFPWKHVPVYIGTQAAASLCAAFALKGIFHPVMGGGVTVPSAGVSDGQAFALEFIISFNLMLVVTAVATDTRAVGELAGIAVGATVMLNILIAGQQVTLI, encoded by the exons ATGGAGAATGAGGAAGCCccatcagctccttcaactcctGTTACTCCAGGCACTCCAGGAGCTCCACTCTTTGGAGGTGGTCATAGGGCAGAGAGAAGTCATGGAAGGAAGTCACTTCTCAGGAACTGCTCTGGTTGCTTCACTGCGGAAGCTTGGTCCATGGAAGGAGGAATGGCCAGATCTCTGTCTAGCTCATTGCTTCACCCACCTGTTTCACTCGCAAGAAAG GTGGGAGCAGAATTCATTGGCACCCTCATACTAGTATTTGCTGGAACAGCCACACCCATAGTGAACCAGAAGACTAATGGATCAGAGACGCTCCTTGGCCTTGCTGCCTCCACGGGCCTTGCCGTCATGATTGTGATACTCGCGACAGGCCACATCTCTGGAGCCCATCTCAACCCGGCTGTCACCATTTCTTTTGCAGCACTCAAGCACTTCCCATGGAAACAT GTGCCTGTTTACATTGGAACACAGGCAGCAGCCTCGCTGTGTGCGGCGTTTGCGCTGAAAGGGATATTTCACCCTGTAATGGGCGGCGGAGTGACTGTTCCTTCTGCGGGTGTTAGTGATGGTCAAGCTTTTGCTCTGGAGTTCATCATCAGCTTCAATCTCATGTTGGTTGTGACAGCAGTGGCCACGGACACTAGAGCT GTCGGAGAGTTGGCAGGAATCGCAGTGGGAGCTACAGTTATGCTCAACATCCTCATCGCCGG GCAACAGGTGACGTTGATATAA
- the LOC115737870 gene encoding uncharacterized protein LOC115737870 produces MTTVARDDPWLARDKLYHVLFCLFTTLLFSHLASLTKSGFLRRHSLLVGSIASLLAGAAKEAADQLGIFPSDGASAKDALADVLGVLIAACAVSLCRRRSSTRPTPETGQHSVASMV; encoded by the coding sequence ATGACGACGGTCGCTCGCGACGACCCATGGCTCGCACGCGACAAACTCTACCACGTCCTCTTCTGCCTCTTCACCACCCTCCTCTTCTCTCACCTCGCCTCCCTCACCAAAAGCGGTTTCCTCCGACGCCACTCCCTTCTAGTCGGATCCATCGCCTCCCTCCTCGCCGGTGCTGCCAAGGAGGCCGCCGACCAGCTCGGCATCTTCCCCTCAGACGGCGCCTCCGCCAAGGACGCCTTGGCCGACGTCCTCGGTGTCCTTATTGCCGCCTGCGCAGTCTCCCTCTGCAGGCGCAGGTCTTCGACCCGACCCACGCCAGAAACGGGTCAGCACAGCGTTGCCTCGATGGTTTGA
- the LOC115737868 gene encoding 60S ribosomal protein L7-1: MAEEAAAAQPLTYVQEAILKKRKSTEEWALRRKAQLELRQKRSKQSKSSDFKMPEQFIRDYRDKELDLIRMNHRVKRRAPPVAPLNSKLLFIIRIQGKNDMHPKTKKILNNLRLRRVLSGIFVKATEAILAMLQKVEPYVTYGYPNLTNVRELIVKKGFANIDKQRVPLTDNNIIEQELGKYGILCTEDIVHEIANVGPHFKEVTSFLWPFMLNKPEGGLRRTKRMYKDGGETGNREDHINELISKLN, translated from the exons AtggcggaggaggcggcggcggcgcagCCATTGACGTACGTGCAAGAGGCGATactgaagaagaggaagagcaCCGAGGAATGGGCACTCCGGAGGAAAGCACAGCTCGAGCTGCGCCAGAAGAGGTCGAAGCAATCCAAATCGAGCGACTTCAAAATGCCCGAGCAGTTCATCAGGGATTATAGAGACAAG GAACTTGATCTCATCCGAATGAACCATAGGGTTAAGAGACGGGCGCCGCCAGTAGCACCATTGAACTCGAAGCTGCTCTTCATTATCCGCATTCAAGG GAAAAATGACATGCAtccaaaaactaaaaagatCTTAAACAATCTGAGACTAAGAAGAGTCCTCAGTGGTATATTTGTGAAGGCAACTGAAGCAATCCTGGCAATGCTGCAAAAGGTGGAGCCATATGTCACATATGG GTATCCTAACCTTACCAATGTGAGGGAGCTTATTGTCAAGAAGGGATTTGCGAACATCGACAAGCAGAGAGTTCCATTAACGGACAATAACATTATTGAGCAG GAATTGGGCAAGTATGGCATCTTATGCACAGAGGATATAGTCCATGAGATTGCTAATGTGGGTCCACATTTTAAGGAGGTTACTAGCTTCTTGTGGCCTTTTATGCTCAACAAGCCAGAAGGAGGCCTAAGAAGAACTAAAAGAATGTACAAGGATGGGGGAGAAACTGGCAATCGAGAGGATCACATCAATGAACTAATCAGCAAATTGAACTAG